The following are encoded together in the candidate division WOR-3 bacterium genome:
- a CDS encoding glycosyltransferase family 4 protein has protein sequence MRICMVSDNYYPYIGGIAEHIHHLARELRHRGHTVKILTTKVGAKMIDCLDQVPDEDQVFRVGRGLVIRSNKSFARVPVAIRPGARVKKFFEKEQFEIIHMHGSLAPTLPLVALRVSRMVNVFTFHANHDKSIGYALARSVLLPYFRAIHGKIAVSTAARDSAAKYFPGEYRIIPNGIDVQFFRPDVAPVPELNNGRPKILFLGRFEPRKGLKYLLMALPEIVHEIPDVQLVVVGTGLLGYAYKGYLDKDVEEHVYWAGLIPGEMRPAYYRSCDLFCSPAIGYESFGIVLLEAMATGRPVVASDIVGYRTVLTPGEQGFLVPPRDPHRLAQAIVKILKEPELARKMGEAGRRRALEFSWARVAEQVEQFYQELLDRYPVPRFERY, from the coding sequence ATGCGCATCTGCATGGTCTCGGACAACTACTACCCTTATATTGGTGGTATCGCCGAACACATCCACCATCTGGCAAGAGAGTTGCGTCACCGGGGCCATACGGTAAAAATCCTCACCACCAAGGTCGGCGCCAAGATGATCGACTGCCTGGACCAGGTTCCGGACGAAGACCAGGTTTTTCGGGTAGGCCGGGGTCTGGTGATTCGCTCCAACAAATCGTTTGCCCGCGTTCCGGTCGCAATCAGGCCCGGTGCCCGGGTTAAAAAATTTTTCGAAAAGGAACAGTTTGAAATCATCCATATGCACGGCTCGCTCGCTCCGACCCTGCCGCTCGTCGCACTCCGTGTTTCCCGGATGGTAAATGTGTTCACCTTCCACGCCAACCACGACAAAAGCATCGGCTATGCGCTCGCCCGTTCCGTTCTTTTACCATATTTTCGGGCGATTCATGGCAAAATAGCGGTCTCGACCGCGGCTCGGGACTCTGCTGCCAAATACTTTCCGGGTGAATATCGCATCATCCCCAACGGTATTGATGTCCAGTTCTTCCGGCCTGATGTCGCACCGGTTCCCGAACTAAACAACGGCCGGCCCAAAATCCTTTTCCTGGGCCGATTTGAACCACGCAAAGGGCTCAAATACCTGTTGATGGCACTACCCGAAATCGTCCATGAGATACCGGATGTGCAACTGGTCGTGGTCGGCACCGGCTTGTTAGGCTACGCTTATAAAGGCTACCTTGACAAAGATGTTGAAGAGCATGTCTACTGGGCAGGACTAATACCGGGTGAAATGCGGCCCGCCTACTATCGCAGTTGCGACCTGTTCTGTTCACCGGCAATCGGTTACGAAAGTTTTGGTATCGTCCTGCTCGAAGCGATGGCGACGGGTCGACCGGTTGTTGCCTCGGACATTGTCGGTTATCGCACCGTCCTGACCCCGGGTGAGCAAGGTTTTCTCGTTCCGCCCCGTGACCCGCATCGGCTGGCACAGGCGATTGTCAAAATTCTCAAAGAGCCCGAACTGGCGCGCAAAATGGGCGAAGCCGGCAGACGCCGGGCACTGGAATTTTCCTGGGCCAGGGTTGCCGAACAGGTTGAACAGTTCTATCAGGAACTGCTCGACCGCTACCCGGTTCCAAGGTTTGAGCGCTACTAA